In the Alteromonas sp. M12 genome, one interval contains:
- a CDS encoding DNA polymerase III subunit chi: MTDVTFYMLEKADEEHPAHWLTACELAANSYRNKRRCLVICDDKKSAEAFDELLWQQPLEAFVPHNLSGEGPSGGAPVEICWQVNNPGNRPVVINLANQVPSDAQRFKQIFDFVPAEETAKQQARERYKQYRAAGLNMHNLPASSINENQHG, encoded by the coding sequence ATGACTGATGTTACTTTTTACATGCTAGAAAAAGCAGATGAAGAGCATCCTGCGCACTGGCTAACAGCATGTGAATTAGCCGCCAATAGCTATCGTAATAAGCGCCGTTGTTTAGTTATCTGTGACGATAAAAAATCAGCTGAAGCCTTCGATGAGCTTCTTTGGCAGCAACCACTGGAGGCTTTTGTCCCCCACAATTTAAGTGGCGAAGGCCCAAGTGGAGGCGCTCCAGTGGAAATATGCTGGCAGGTGAATAACCCCGGCAATAGGCCAGTGGTAATCAACCTTGCCAACCAAGTGCCCAGCGACGCTCAGCGCTTCAAACAAATATTCGATTTTGTGCCCGCAGAAGAAACCGCTAAGCAACAGGCTCGAGAAAGATATAAACAATACCGCGCAGCAGGATTAAACATGCATAACCTGCCCGCGAGTAGCATTAATGAGAATCAACATGGATAA
- the pepA gene encoding leucyl aminopeptidase, which yields MEFSVKSGSPEKQRSACIVVGVFEPRRLTSVAEQLDEISEGYISNLLRRGDLEGKAGQMLLLHHVPNILSERVLLVGCGKERELDERQYKQIIDKTIKTLNETGSMEAVCFLSELHVKGRDVYWKVRQAVETTQDSLYTFLQLKTKKGEPRRPLRKIVFNVPTRRELPAGERAVEHGLAISAGMKTTRDVANMPPNICNPAYLLEQAKILEKDYASIKIESVNEAQMAELQMNSYLAVGRGSVNESIMTIIHHNGGPKDQAPVVLVGKGLTFDSGGISIKPGEGMDEMKYDMGGAAGVLGTMHAIAALNIPLNVIGVLAGCENMPDANAYRPGDILTTMSGQTVEVLNTDAEGRLVLCDALTYVERFDPELVVDMATLTGACIVALGAHASAVLSNHNPLAHELLNASEQSGDKAWRLPLWDEYQSQLDSPFADMTNLGGRAAGTITAACFLSRFTKKYNWAHMDIAGTAWRSGKDKGATGRPVPMMTQFLMNRAGLETEE from the coding sequence ATGGAATTTAGCGTAAAAAGCGGTAGCCCTGAAAAGCAACGCAGCGCTTGTATAGTCGTTGGTGTATTTGAACCCCGACGTTTAACCTCAGTAGCAGAACAACTAGACGAAATCAGCGAAGGTTATATCAGTAACCTGTTACGACGAGGCGACTTGGAAGGCAAAGCCGGCCAAATGCTGTTGCTTCACCATGTCCCTAATATTCTAAGTGAAAGAGTATTATTGGTTGGTTGCGGAAAAGAACGTGAATTAGACGAGCGTCAGTACAAGCAAATTATAGATAAAACCATCAAGACACTTAACGAAACTGGCTCGATGGAAGCGGTGTGTTTCTTAAGTGAACTGCATGTTAAAGGTCGAGATGTTTATTGGAAAGTCCGCCAAGCAGTAGAAACAACTCAAGACTCACTATACACCTTCTTACAACTCAAAACTAAAAAAGGCGAGCCCCGTCGTCCGTTGCGTAAAATTGTTTTCAATGTGCCGACTCGTCGCGAATTGCCTGCTGGCGAACGTGCTGTTGAGCACGGATTGGCTATTTCAGCTGGAATGAAAACCACAAGAGATGTAGCTAACATGCCACCTAATATTTGTAATCCAGCATATTTGTTGGAACAAGCAAAAATATTAGAAAAAGATTACGCCAGCATCAAAATTGAGTCGGTAAATGAAGCGCAAATGGCCGAATTACAAATGAACTCTTATCTGGCTGTCGGGCGTGGTTCAGTTAACGAATCGATTATGACTATTATTCATCACAATGGCGGCCCGAAAGATCAAGCGCCAGTAGTCTTGGTCGGCAAAGGACTGACTTTTGATTCAGGTGGTATTTCTATTAAGCCAGGCGAAGGCATGGACGAAATGAAATATGACATGGGTGGTGCAGCGGGCGTGTTAGGTACTATGCATGCCATTGCCGCCCTGAACATTCCACTCAATGTGATTGGCGTTTTAGCTGGCTGTGAAAACATGCCCGATGCCAACGCATATCGTCCAGGTGATATTCTAACAACCATGTCAGGGCAAACTGTGGAAGTTCTGAATACCGACGCCGAAGGTCGTTTGGTGTTATGTGATGCATTGACCTACGTAGAAAGATTTGACCCTGAGTTAGTTGTAGATATGGCTACCTTAACCGGTGCTTGTATCGTTGCCTTAGGAGCCCATGCATCTGCCGTATTGAGTAATCACAATCCTTTAGCTCACGAACTGCTAAATGCTTCAGAGCAAAGTGGTGATAAAGCTTGGCGCTTACCTTTGTGGGATGAATATCAATCACAACTGGATAGCCCATTTGCAGACATGACCAACTTAGGTGGACGTGCGGCAGGTACCATAACAGCGGCCTGCTTCTTGTCTCGTTTCACTAAAAAATATAACTGGGCGCATATGGATATTGCAGGCACGGCATGGCGCAGTGGCAAAGACAAAGGCGCGACCGGAAGACCCGTGCCTATGATGACCCAGTTTTTGATGAATCGTGCAGGACTGGAAACTGAAGAGTAA
- a CDS encoding EthD family reductase — protein sequence MSEVKLVVLYPQPTDVAQFEIDYPAHISLLHEKMNIPTDHKPYTVTKFDSQPQNPSPFYQMFSMPFPSAEALQQTLESAEMQEVAGDATRISTGGAPVILTGSDAK from the coding sequence ATGTCAGAAGTTAAATTAGTTGTTTTATACCCTCAACCAACTGATGTGGCTCAATTCGAGATCGATTATCCAGCACATATATCGTTGCTTCATGAGAAAATGAACATCCCCACAGACCATAAACCTTATACTGTAACCAAATTTGATTCACAACCGCAAAACCCATCCCCATTCTATCAAATGTTTTCCATGCCCTTTCCTTCAGCAGAGGCGTTGCAGCAAACATTGGAAAGTGCCGAGATGCAAGAGGTAGCGGGTGACGCAACACGCATTTCAACTGGTGGCGCGCCGGTAATTCTGACGGGAAGCGACGCCAAATAA
- a CDS encoding HD domain-containing phosphohydrolase yields the protein MQTFTPEDLDDDILNDLLDEINELYEASEQTLIELELRPEDNELQRSLFRSVHTIKGDLGLVNFKPLLPLLQHVEDLLDFLRKNQVRYTSTMSDLVLLTMDRVKIFVESCFEKGFAQYDPELYRLLVNHVAKITPENSASHEQLLSDAVLLLNPDLDHTAADVIEEAAGETTPSRSVTLANTGIPKGLSNEKQMDILFFRELMKPIERRSMYWEGRGDRIAKLAFYINSIAGNPIEEDQLAVACYVHDFGMAFMPLSILHKEGKLTANEFNLVRSHVYKSSRLLEHLDQWNSARKIVMQHHERIDGSGYPLGIKDKDICEGARLLAILDSFDAITHSRAYTGHNQQPKKRAVVEINRAAEGQYCKTWLGHFNRGMAVLLTKG from the coding sequence ATGCAAACCTTTACTCCAGAAGATCTTGATGATGATATCTTGAATGATCTCCTCGATGAAATTAATGAACTTTATGAGGCCAGTGAGCAAACTCTAATTGAATTGGAGCTGCGACCAGAAGACAACGAGCTGCAACGTTCGCTCTTTCGCTCAGTGCACACTATCAAAGGGGATTTAGGCTTAGTTAACTTTAAACCTCTGTTGCCGTTGCTCCAACACGTTGAAGATCTGCTCGATTTTTTACGCAAAAACCAAGTTAGATATACCAGTACAATGAGTGATCTGGTTTTGCTAACCATGGACAGAGTTAAAATCTTCGTGGAAAGTTGCTTCGAAAAGGGTTTTGCTCAGTACGATCCAGAGCTGTATCGTCTGTTAGTTAACCATGTAGCGAAAATCACCCCGGAAAATTCTGCTTCTCATGAGCAACTGCTATCTGATGCGGTGCTGTTACTCAATCCTGATTTAGACCACACGGCAGCAGATGTTATCGAAGAAGCTGCAGGTGAAACCACACCATCGCGGTCAGTCACATTGGCTAATACCGGTATTCCTAAAGGGTTAAGTAATGAAAAACAAATGGACATTTTGTTTTTCAGAGAACTCATGAAACCGATAGAGCGACGTTCTATGTATTGGGAAGGGCGCGGAGATCGCATTGCAAAGTTGGCTTTTTATATCAATAGCATTGCGGGTAATCCAATTGAAGAAGATCAGCTTGCCGTAGCCTGTTATGTGCACGATTTTGGAATGGCCTTTATGCCTCTTAGTATTTTACACAAAGAAGGTAAATTGACTGCCAATGAGTTTAATTTGGTGCGTTCACACGTGTATAAGAGCTCAAGATTATTAGAACATCTTGATCAATGGAATAGTGCACGAAAAATTGTGATGCAACATCACGAACGCATCGATGGAAGTGGCTACCCACTAGGTATTAAGGACAAAGATATCTGTGAAGGTGCAAGATTGTTAGCCATTTTAGATAGTTTTGATGCGATTACTCACAGTCGTGCTTACACTGGACATAATCAACAGCCTAAGAAAAGAGCAGTGGTTGAGATAAATAGAGCGGCGGAAGGTCAATATTGTAAAACTTGGCTTGGACATTTCAACCGAGGAATGGCAGTTTTACTTACCAAAGGATAA
- the lptF gene encoding LPS export ABC transporter permease LptF, which yields MLIFRYLLKETVKSQLAVFLVIMAIFLTRNFVRVLADASDGEIPASLVLGFLALSTPYLASLILPLSLFLGVMLAHGRMYVDSEMSVMRACGISEWYITRVMLVLSVLMMVVTATLTLWLAPLSVESEYQLQEKAGAESGLTALIAGRFQETANRKAVIFVHEIDSDNASLNKVFLAQHDKRDEQEVHIVYSQKGKVSLDDEGSQQLILQQGVQYEGKRGKRDYRVVEFDQYQIEISEREAEQKRRKMTAIPTMDLLEDDSIEAIAELQWRIAIPLSLPFLILIAVPLSSVDPRQGRFGKMFPALLLYLGYFMLLMAGRKVLEDGKIPPAFGLWWVHAVVLLIGVTLVVKGRPIGVRFRAAFGRG from the coding sequence GTGCTGATATTCCGCTATTTACTTAAAGAAACCGTAAAGTCACAATTGGCTGTGTTTCTTGTCATTATGGCCATTTTCCTCACACGTAATTTCGTGCGGGTATTGGCAGACGCCTCCGACGGCGAAATTCCTGCCAGTTTAGTGCTAGGCTTTTTGGCCTTGAGCACCCCTTATTTGGCATCTTTAATCTTACCCTTGAGCTTATTCCTCGGAGTGATGTTAGCCCATGGACGCATGTACGTAGACAGTGAAATGTCGGTGATGCGAGCCTGTGGCATCAGCGAATGGTATATCACTAGAGTGATGTTGGTGCTGTCGGTATTGATGATGGTAGTGACCGCCACTTTAACCTTGTGGTTGGCTCCCTTGTCCGTTGAAAGTGAATATCAATTGCAAGAAAAAGCCGGTGCCGAAAGTGGTTTGACTGCGTTAATCGCTGGTCGCTTTCAAGAAACGGCCAATCGTAAGGCGGTGATATTTGTCCATGAAATAGATTCAGATAATGCTTCATTGAACAAAGTGTTTCTTGCACAGCACGACAAACGCGACGAACAAGAGGTGCATATTGTCTATTCTCAAAAGGGTAAAGTCAGTTTGGATGACGAAGGCTCACAGCAATTAATTTTGCAACAAGGGGTTCAATATGAAGGTAAACGGGGCAAAAGGGATTACCGAGTTGTTGAATTCGATCAGTACCAAATTGAAATTTCAGAACGGGAAGCCGAACAAAAGCGCCGTAAAATGACCGCCATCCCGACTATGGATCTATTGGAGGATGACAGTATTGAAGCGATTGCTGAATTACAATGGCGGATTGCAATCCCGTTGTCTTTGCCTTTCCTTATTTTAATTGCTGTTCCATTGAGTTCAGTAGACCCACGGCAAGGCCGATTTGGCAAAATGTTCCCTGCATTATTACTTTATCTTGGATACTTTATGTTATTGATGGCAGGCAGAAAAGTATTAGAGGATGGTAAAATCCCCCCTGCTTTTGGATTATGGTGGGTGCATGCTGTGGTGTTGCTAATTGGAGTAACATTAGTGGTCAAAGGTCGTCCGATTGGAGTGCGGTTTAGAGCCGCGTTTGGCAGAGGGTAG
- the rraB gene encoding ribonuclease E inhibitor RraB, whose product MSNAEQKEEWYEFNQETVEALIEDGSNAELPHTIEYHFAHSDFDVLEKAAVDAFKAGFEVGDAEELMLDDGGTVFCFDAVVERMLDIDLINKDTDTLLKIADKHNIHYDGWGTYFIE is encoded by the coding sequence ATGAGCAATGCAGAACAAAAAGAAGAGTGGTACGAATTTAATCAAGAAACCGTTGAAGCTTTAATTGAAGACGGAAGCAATGCAGAATTGCCACACACTATCGAATATCATTTTGCTCATTCTGATTTTGATGTCCTCGAAAAAGCAGCTGTAGATGCTTTCAAAGCGGGTTTTGAAGTGGGTGATGCCGAAGAGTTGATGTTAGACGATGGTGGCACCGTATTCTGCTTTGATGCTGTTGTAGAAAGAATGCTAGATATTGATTTGATCAATAAAGATACGGATACACTGCTAAAAATCGCTGACAAACATAATATACACTACGATGGTTGGGGTACTTACTTTATCGAGTAG
- a CDS encoding 1-acylglycerol-3-phosphate O-acyltransferase, whose amino-acid sequence MLAIGRVIFILCYFTLASLAMIVMCLVRPFHRNNVHVIGKVYGAIAPMIGLKVKVNVPTSVKNGGPFVFVANHQNSYDLITVCLSAQKGVVSVGKKSLVLIPIFGWLYWLSGNILIDRKDSGRAKDTLKQTIDKINQRKLSVFFFPEGTRSRGRGLLSFKTGAFRIAQAVNEPIVMVSTSNLHQKIQLNRWDNGTLLIDLSEPVILDKQHDAKTWAKEIHNRMKIKIAELDNQVAQIDEVK is encoded by the coding sequence GTGTTAGCTATTGGACGAGTGATATTCATTTTGTGCTATTTTACACTTGCAAGTTTAGCAATGATTGTGATGTGCCTAGTGCGTCCATTTCATCGTAACAACGTGCATGTTATTGGCAAGGTATATGGTGCTATTGCACCCATGATAGGCTTGAAAGTAAAGGTCAATGTGCCAACCAGCGTTAAAAATGGTGGCCCTTTCGTCTTTGTTGCAAACCATCAGAATAGTTATGATCTCATCACAGTGTGTCTTTCCGCTCAAAAGGGCGTTGTTTCTGTGGGCAAAAAAAGCCTAGTACTGATTCCCATTTTTGGTTGGTTGTATTGGTTATCTGGCAATATCTTGATTGACCGTAAAGATTCTGGACGAGCTAAAGATACTTTGAAGCAAACAATAGACAAAATTAATCAACGCAAACTTTCAGTATTCTTTTTCCCCGAGGGGACACGAAGTAGAGGTCGTGGTCTATTAAGTTTTAAAACCGGAGCATTCAGAATTGCGCAAGCTGTCAACGAACCTATCGTGATGGTAAGCACGAGTAATTTACATCAAAAAATACAGTTGAACCGATGGGATAATGGCACTTTGCTTATTGACTTGAGCGAGCCCGTAATCTTGGATAAACAACATGACGCCAAAACTTGGGCCAAAGAAATCCATAACCGGATGAAAATCAAGATTGCGGAACTTGACAATCAAGTTGCACAAATCGACGAAGTTAAATAG
- a CDS encoding choice-of-anchor H family protein, producing MTRFTLISTFSLMFSIASFSALSAQSDTTESISVTSTESQYGSVLAQVNKKGVPGSVQKQSMESVSLDKAEAHKMRQAAAPLTRPLDRDLRMVEDDPDFWIYDATVFLDIDRDADGYYSGFTLEFDADTIYTEAEVYARLYLARGDVFEEYHTTSLFFINGDSSSDSYVIESDLQTGFPPGDYELLIELYDTYDNRLVAISDGYSDADLSLLTLESQSYEQPQVIIVTEHGGSFGFLTLLLIPILMGRVFFTRS from the coding sequence ATGACCCGATTTACATTAATTAGTACTTTTTCACTAATGTTCTCAATCGCTTCGTTTTCAGCCTTGAGTGCGCAAAGTGATACAACGGAATCCATCAGTGTTACTTCTACAGAATCTCAATACGGTTCAGTGTTAGCTCAAGTGAACAAAAAAGGCGTACCGGGAAGTGTTCAAAAACAATCAATGGAGTCAGTTTCATTAGATAAAGCTGAAGCCCACAAAATGCGGCAAGCGGCAGCGCCTTTAACTAGGCCACTTGATCGTGACTTACGTATGGTCGAAGACGATCCTGATTTTTGGATTTACGATGCAACCGTATTTTTAGATATAGATCGCGATGCTGACGGATATTACTCTGGATTCACTCTGGAATTTGATGCCGACACTATTTATACCGAAGCGGAGGTTTATGCCCGTTTATATTTGGCAAGAGGTGACGTATTTGAAGAATATCACACTACCTCGCTATTTTTTATCAACGGTGATTCTAGTTCAGATAGCTATGTTATTGAGAGTGACCTGCAAACTGGTTTTCCTCCCGGTGATTATGAGTTGTTAATTGAACTCTATGACACCTATGACAATCGTTTAGTCGCGATCTCTGATGGATATAGTGATGCAGACTTAAGTTTACTCACACTTGAGAGTCAAAGTTACGAACAGCCACAAGTAATTATCGTCACTGAACACGGTGGAAGTTTTGGATTTCTTACCTTGTTGTTAATACCAATACTAATGGGAAGAGTATTTTTCACAAGAAGTTAG
- a CDS encoding DUF445 domain-containing protein, giving the protein MNKSIATNGLAALLVLVGFGLDNSIVKTVGLFALSGALTNWLAVHMLFEKVPGLYGSGVIPEHFEDFKLGIRNLIMEQFFNSENIQRFLTDNKPSLAIHVGALLKKVDLNPTFDSLVAVIKESSFGQMLGMFGGEAALEPLKQPFVTKMETSLEGIVQDPAFMAALQEQLAGSNSNDDLIANINKIVEQRLNELTPTMVKVLVQQMIKQHLAWLVVWGGVFGGLIGLIAAIFV; this is encoded by the coding sequence TTGAATAAAAGTATTGCCACTAATGGTTTGGCCGCACTGTTAGTGTTGGTTGGTTTCGGTTTAGATAATAGCATAGTGAAAACCGTGGGGTTATTTGCTTTGTCAGGGGCACTTACCAACTGGTTAGCCGTTCATATGTTATTTGAAAAAGTCCCTGGATTATACGGTTCTGGCGTGATTCCTGAGCATTTTGAAGACTTCAAATTAGGTATTCGAAATTTGATTATGGAGCAGTTTTTTAATAGCGAAAATATTCAACGTTTCTTGACGGATAATAAGCCTTCTTTAGCTATACATGTGGGCGCGCTGCTCAAAAAAGTGGATTTAAACCCCACGTTTGATTCGTTGGTAGCGGTGATTAAAGAGTCTTCATTTGGGCAAATGCTTGGTATGTTTGGAGGTGAAGCAGCCTTAGAGCCCCTCAAACAGCCCTTTGTTACTAAAATGGAAACATCACTTGAAGGTATAGTTCAAGACCCAGCATTTATGGCTGCTCTGCAAGAACAACTCGCTGGATCCAATTCCAATGACGATCTCATAGCAAATATTAATAAAATTGTTGAGCAGCGTTTAAATGAGCTCACGCCAACCATGGTAAAAGTACTCGTACAACAAATGATTAAACAGCATTTGGCTTGGTTAGTGGTATGGGGAGGTGTATTCGGTGGTTTAATTGGTTTAATAGCGGCAATCTTTGTTTAG
- a CDS encoding DUF3718 domain-containing protein translates to MKKLVLASLLALSVPFTASASESSAESVKFIGDLEYASFCKAVVNNDVELFKLSLNRFVGELGSSRKRVLKRVLADNNVTCSGQSLVEFSAKRNATQIGSFITAQAE, encoded by the coding sequence ATGAAAAAATTAGTATTAGCAAGTTTGCTTGCCCTATCTGTTCCATTTACAGCTTCAGCTTCAGAGTCTTCTGCTGAAAGCGTAAAATTCATTGGTGATTTAGAGTATGCATCATTTTGTAAAGCAGTAGTCAACAACGACGTAGAGCTTTTCAAATTGTCATTAAACCGTTTTGTTGGCGAGCTAGGTTCTTCTAGAAAGCGTGTTCTTAAGCGTGTTTTAGCTGATAACAATGTTACTTGTTCTGGTCAATCTTTGGTTGAATTTTCTGCAAAGCGCAACGCTACGCAAATAGGTTCATTCATTACTGCACAGGCTGAATAG
- a CDS encoding valine--tRNA ligase: MDKTFSPQNIEQARYQLWEQKGYFKASGKGDPYCILLPPPNVTGNLHMGHAFQHTIMDSLIRYHRMKGDNTLWQCGTDHAGIATQMVVERQLNAQGKTRHDLGREAFVDKIWDWKEESGGNITQQMRRLGTSPDWEREAFTMNPDLSEAVQEVFVKLHEEGLIYRGKRLVNWDPVLHTAVSDLEVLNEEEDGFMWHMRYPLTDGSGELVVATTRPETMLGDTAVAVHPDDERYQSLIGKSITLPLTGREIPIIADDYVDPEFGTGCVKITPAHDFNDYEMGKRHSLEMINIFTADAKINDTAPEQYRGLDRFDGRKQIVADLEAADILVKVENHKLKVPRGDRTGAVIEPYLTDQWYVAVESLAKPAIEAVESGEIKFVPENWNKTYYQWMYNIQDWCISRQLWWGHRIPAWYDDKGGIYVGRNEAEVREKHNLGADVNLRQDEDVLDTWFSSALWPFATMGWPKETPELETFVPSSVLVTGFDIIFFWVARMIMMTKKFTGKIPFKEIYITGLIRDEQGDKMSKSKGNVLDPIDLIDGITLEALLEKRTAGMMQPQKAKAITKRTTKQFPDGINAYGTDALRFTFAAMASTSRDINFDMGRVEGYRNFCNKLWNASRFVLMNTEEQDTGIQGGELELSLADKWIWARFQQTLSEFESALKDYRFDIAAQAVYEFTWNQFCDWYLELSKPVLNAETSTDAQKRGTRHTLINVLESLLRLMHPIMPFITDEIWLRVAPLCGLEGDSIMERPFPELDAPRQNESVLADIEWVKSFIVGIRNIRGEMDISPNKPLNVLLKNVSDKDQSRLDLSESFLAKMAKLESITELKAGDKAPASATALVGEMEILIPMAGLIDKDAELSRIAKALDKIEKDFARTQGKLSNEKFVSNAPEAVINKEKAKLDDFQMQINKLNEQRDTIQAL; encoded by the coding sequence ATGGATAAGACTTTTAGTCCACAGAATATCGAACAAGCCCGTTACCAACTCTGGGAACAAAAAGGCTATTTTAAAGCCAGCGGAAAAGGTGACCCTTACTGTATTTTGTTACCACCACCGAATGTTACTGGTAACCTACATATGGGACATGCTTTCCAGCATACCATCATGGATTCACTGATTCGTTATCACCGAATGAAAGGCGATAATACTCTCTGGCAATGTGGAACTGACCATGCAGGTATTGCCACCCAAATGGTTGTAGAACGCCAATTAAATGCACAAGGTAAAACCCGCCATGATTTAGGCCGAGAAGCCTTTGTCGACAAAATCTGGGATTGGAAAGAGGAATCAGGCGGTAATATTACTCAACAAATGCGCCGCTTAGGTACTTCTCCAGACTGGGAAAGAGAAGCATTTACGATGAATCCTGACCTGTCTGAAGCAGTTCAAGAAGTATTTGTTAAATTGCACGAAGAAGGTCTAATTTATCGTGGTAAACGCCTAGTAAACTGGGACCCAGTGTTACACACCGCAGTGTCTGATTTAGAAGTGTTAAACGAAGAAGAAGATGGCTTCATGTGGCACATGCGCTACCCGCTAACGGATGGCAGTGGCGAGCTAGTGGTAGCGACAACAAGACCAGAAACAATGCTTGGCGATACCGCCGTGGCAGTGCACCCAGATGATGAACGTTATCAAAGTTTAATTGGTAAAAGCATCACATTACCGCTAACTGGAAGAGAAATTCCGATAATCGCTGATGATTATGTGGATCCGGAATTTGGTACTGGATGCGTGAAAATTACCCCAGCCCATGATTTTAACGATTATGAGATGGGTAAACGCCATAGCCTAGAAATGATTAATATTTTCACGGCAGACGCAAAAATAAATGATACCGCTCCGGAGCAATATCGAGGGCTAGACCGCTTTGATGGGCGTAAACAAATTGTCGCAGATTTAGAAGCGGCGGATATTTTAGTTAAAGTCGAAAATCACAAACTAAAAGTGCCTAGAGGCGATCGCACAGGTGCGGTAATCGAACCTTACTTAACAGACCAATGGTATGTTGCCGTTGAATCTTTAGCCAAACCTGCGATTGAAGCGGTAGAAAGCGGTGAGATAAAATTTGTCCCAGAAAACTGGAATAAAACCTATTACCAATGGATGTACAACATTCAAGATTGGTGTATTTCACGTCAATTATGGTGGGGCCATAGAATTCCAGCATGGTATGACGATAAAGGGGGCATATACGTAGGCCGCAATGAGGCCGAAGTGCGTGAAAAACACAATCTAGGCGCAGATGTTAATTTACGCCAAGATGAAGACGTATTGGATACCTGGTTTTCATCCGCCCTTTGGCCATTCGCCACTATGGGCTGGCCGAAAGAGACACCGGAATTAGAAACTTTTGTGCCTAGTTCAGTGCTGGTAACTGGCTTCGACATTATCTTCTTCTGGGTAGCCAGAATGATCATGATGACCAAAAAATTCACCGGCAAGATTCCCTTTAAAGAAATATACATCACTGGACTTATTCGTGATGAGCAAGGGGATAAAATGTCTAAATCGAAAGGCAACGTGCTTGATCCCATCGATTTAATTGACGGTATTACCTTAGAAGCGTTATTGGAAAAGCGTACCGCGGGCATGATGCAGCCGCAAAAAGCTAAAGCCATAACCAAACGCACGACCAAACAATTCCCAGATGGTATCAATGCCTATGGCACTGACGCGTTGCGTTTCACCTTTGCAGCAATGGCATCCACCAGCAGAGATATCAACTTTGATATGGGCAGAGTGGAAGGTTACCGTAACTTCTGCAATAAATTGTGGAATGCTTCACGTTTTGTATTAATGAATACCGAAGAACAAGATACCGGCATTCAGGGTGGTGAGTTGGAATTAAGTCTCGCTGATAAATGGATTTGGGCACGTTTTCAACAAACCCTAAGTGAATTTGAATCGGCGCTCAAAGATTATCGTTTTGATATTGCCGCCCAAGCTGTATATGAGTTCACTTGGAATCAATTCTGTGATTGGTACTTAGAGTTGTCTAAACCAGTTCTGAATGCTGAAACCAGCACTGATGCGCAAAAACGAGGCACCCGACATACACTTATCAATGTTCTGGAAAGTCTATTGCGTCTTATGCACCCTATTATGCCATTTATTACGGACGAAATTTGGTTAAGAGTGGCACCTTTATGTGGGCTTGAAGGCGATAGCATCATGGAAAGACCATTTCCTGAATTAGATGCTCCCCGTCAAAACGAAAGTGTATTAGCCGATATTGAATGGGTGAAAAGCTTCATTGTAGGAATACGTAACATTCGTGGTGAAATGGATATATCACCCAATAAACCCCTCAATGTACTTTTGAAAAATGTCAGTGACAAAGATCAGTCTCGCTTAGACTTGAGTGAGAGTTTCTTAGCAAAAATGGCGAAGCTTGAGAGCATTACAGAGCTGAAAGCCGGCGATAAAGCGCCAGCCTCAGCGACAGCACTTGTGGGCGAAATGGAAATTCTTATCCCAATGGCAGGTCTGATAGATAAAGACGCGGAACTATCGCGAATTGCTAAAGCCTTGGACAAAATCGAAAAAGATTTTGCCCGTACACAAGGTAAACTGAGCAATGAGAAATTTGTCAGCAATGCTCCTGAAGCTGTTATTAACAAAGAAAAAGCTAAATTGGATGACTTCCAAATGCAGATAAATAAACTCAACGAACAGCGAGATACAATTCAAGCACTCTGA